A DNA window from Halomicrobium mukohataei DSM 12286 contains the following coding sequences:
- the guaB gene encoding IMP dehydrogenase, translating to MANESEPFSEKLRVPEALTFDDVLLRPKESRVEPDEADTATRVSTNVELNVPVLSAAMDTVTEGDMGIAMARHGGLGVLHRNMDVETMVEEIERIKRADELIIRDVVTASPDQTVREVDEMMDRRGVSGAPVVGDDDEVLGIISATDIRPYLEVGEEDLVSEAMTDEVVTAPEDVTAREALELMYEHKIERVPIVENGDRLIGLVTMQGILQRREYDQAARDDEGALVAGAAVGPFELDRARAADEAGVDVLFIDCAHAHNRNVIDSSREIEAEVDADVVVGNIGTREAAAEAVDFADGVKVGIGPGSICTTRIVTGAGMPQITAVSQVADVASQHDVPVIADGGIRYSGDAIKAIAAGADAVMLGSYFAGTDEAPGRVITMNGKKYKQYRGMGSVGAMNEGGGERYLKEEEEDEEFVPEGVEAATPYKGSVQSELHQLVGGMRSGMGYVGAETIPEFKDRSEFVRVSAAGQQESHPHDVMITDEAPNYSPDSN from the coding sequence ATGGCGAACGAGTCCGAACCCTTCTCGGAGAAGCTCCGCGTTCCAGAAGCGCTGACGTTCGACGACGTACTGCTACGGCCCAAAGAGTCCCGCGTCGAGCCGGACGAGGCCGACACGGCGACACGCGTCTCGACGAACGTCGAACTGAACGTCCCGGTCCTCTCGGCGGCGATGGACACGGTCACCGAGGGCGACATGGGCATCGCGATGGCCCGACACGGTGGCCTCGGCGTCCTCCACCGCAACATGGACGTCGAGACGATGGTCGAAGAGATCGAGCGCATCAAGCGCGCCGACGAGCTGATCATCCGCGACGTGGTTACGGCCTCGCCGGACCAGACCGTCCGCGAGGTCGACGAGATGATGGACCGACGCGGCGTCTCGGGCGCGCCGGTCGTCGGCGACGACGACGAAGTCCTGGGGATCATCTCCGCGACCGACATCCGCCCCTACCTCGAAGTCGGCGAGGAGGACCTCGTCAGCGAGGCGATGACCGACGAGGTCGTCACCGCACCCGAAGACGTGACCGCACGCGAAGCCCTGGAGCTGATGTACGAGCACAAGATCGAGCGCGTCCCGATCGTCGAGAACGGCGATCGACTCATCGGCCTCGTGACGATGCAGGGCATCCTCCAGCGCCGCGAGTACGACCAGGCCGCTCGCGACGACGAGGGCGCACTGGTCGCCGGGGCGGCAGTCGGCCCGTTCGAACTGGATCGTGCGCGCGCTGCCGACGAGGCTGGCGTCGACGTGCTCTTTATCGACTGTGCTCACGCACACAACCGCAACGTCATCGACAGTTCCCGCGAGATCGAGGCGGAGGTCGACGCAGACGTGGTCGTGGGCAACATCGGGACCCGCGAAGCCGCCGCCGAGGCCGTCGACTTCGCCGACGGCGTCAAGGTCGGCATCGGCCCAGGATCGATCTGCACGACCCGCATCGTCACCGGTGCGGGTATGCCCCAGATCACCGCCGTCTCGCAGGTCGCCGACGTGGCCAGCCAGCACGACGTGCCGGTGATCGCCGACGGCGGCATCCGCTACTCCGGGGACGCGATCAAGGCGATCGCCGCCGGTGCGGACGCGGTGATGCTCGGTTCCTACTTCGCAGGTACCGACGAGGCACCCGGCCGCGTCATCACGATGAACGGCAAGAAGTACAAGCAGTACCGCGGCATGGGATCGGTCGGCGCGATGAACGAGGGTGGCGGCGAGCGCTACCTCAAGGAAGAGGAAGAAGACGAGGAGTTCGTCCCAGAGGGCGTCGAGGCCGCGACGCCGTACAAGGGCTCGGTCCAGTCGGAGCTCCACCAGCTCGTCGGCGGGATGCGCTCTGGCATGGGCTACGTCGGCGCGGAGACGATTCCGGAGTTCAAGGACCGCTCGGAGTTCGTCCGCGTCTCCGCGGCGGGCCAGCAGGAGAGTCACCCCCACGACGTGATGATCACGGACGAAGCGCCCAACTACAGCCCCGACAGCAACTGA
- a CDS encoding DUF5794 domain-containing protein, which translates to MSSSQHPVALALERRVGGATRLLATVMLLPLLDGVFAAVVLAGGLASVTGIIEVGLLVFGGSATLAVILAEMEGSPREVVTPILAVGAIVIIGSVVVAALAPTIQTVLDPAVFERFAAIIILAIAGRTASAKIGDWLPRPSMILLIGFVASVNASGFSLVVQTDPELMLRAAAAAGVGVAFALAAAVGAPWLRNAVDIDRFRFGSAVALGVLPISILTSVEAPVSLAVLAVTTLLSLDPQRARERDEHYEPDAVDVTAAFADGGASQGVDHDTTDASSRPTVDDDDDRAPWL; encoded by the coding sequence ATGAGTAGCTCCCAACATCCGGTCGCGCTCGCACTGGAGCGACGCGTCGGCGGTGCCACCCGCCTGCTCGCGACGGTCATGTTGCTCCCGCTGCTGGACGGCGTCTTCGCTGCCGTCGTCCTCGCTGGCGGACTCGCGTCGGTGACCGGCATCATCGAAGTCGGCCTGCTGGTCTTCGGCGGCTCCGCCACCCTCGCCGTGATCCTCGCCGAGATGGAAGGCTCTCCCAGAGAGGTCGTCACCCCGATCCTCGCGGTCGGTGCGATCGTGATCATCGGCTCCGTCGTGGTCGCCGCCCTCGCGCCGACGATCCAGACGGTCCTCGATCCCGCCGTCTTCGAGCGCTTCGCGGCGATCATCATCCTCGCGATCGCCGGCCGGACCGCCAGCGCGAAGATCGGCGACTGGCTCCCGCGCCCGTCGATGATCCTGCTCATCGGCTTCGTCGCCAGCGTCAACGCTTCGGGCTTCTCGCTGGTGGTCCAGACCGATCCCGAACTCATGCTCAGAGCCGCCGCCGCTGCCGGCGTCGGCGTCGCGTTCGCACTCGCCGCCGCCGTCGGCGCGCCGTGGCTCCGCAACGCCGTCGACATCGACCGCTTCCGCTTCGGGAGTGCCGTCGCACTGGGTGTGCTGCCGATCAGCATCCTCACGTCGGTCGAGGCACCGGTCTCGCTGGCCGTCCTCGCGGTCACGACGCTGCTCTCGCTGGACCCACAGCGCGCTCGCGAACGCGACGAACACTACGAGCCCGACGCCGTCGACGTGACCGCCGCCTTCGCCGACGGCGGCGCGTCCCAGGGGGTCGACCACGACACCACCGACGCCAGCTCCCGTCCCACGGTCGACGACGACGACGACCGCGCGCCCTGGCTCTGA
- a CDS encoding DUF5795 family protein, with translation MADNRVVQGRMVTPESLAELIEDDDIMDAEAIDDADRSCPDCGGDVLSVGYMPGITEFVTGFKCQDCDWSETDRDD, from the coding sequence ATGGCTGACAACCGCGTCGTGCAGGGCCGCATGGTCACGCCCGAGTCGCTCGCCGAGTTGATCGAAGACGACGACATCATGGACGCCGAAGCGATCGATGACGCCGACCGATCGTGCCCCGATTGCGGTGGAGACGTGCTCTCGGTCGGCTACATGCCCGGTATCACGGAGTTCGTCACCGGCTTCAAGTGTCAGGACTGCGACTGGAGCGAGACCGATCGCGACGACTAA